One Gemmatimonadaceae bacterium DNA segment encodes these proteins:
- the secD gene encoding protein translocase subunit SecD, producing MSNLKYRLGLIAALVIASVWALFPRTVVERVKRDGAFVYDTVRRVPLKRGLDLQGGMHLSLEVDDSKQAVADKSDALDRALKVVRSRIDQFGVSEPVVQKVGTDRIIVELPGIDDPKRAEDVVKAQAFLQFQITDETGSLDKALSRLDQIVRDKGSAAVATTSTTGDQPVQKGLDLFTKKDSAAPGDTTRRDTAAVPGLNASAGPFSRLLERGSINGEYYVAQSNAPALETYLAMPEIQAALPPGRELLWGSDTLSVGGAPYRTLYVVDARPIITGEYLEDAKPNQSPIEGTIVEFRFNNEGGRRFRSETGKHVQDYMAIVLDDKVMGRPPVIIQAIGARGQITMGQGRSLQEAQDLALVLRAGSLPVPLKVSEVRSIGASLGQDSISKGTTAMVIAVLAVIVIMIGYYRFSGTLAVAALVLYVLFTMAVLAGFNAVLTLPGLAGLVLSVGIAVDANVLIFERIREELDRGKTVRTSIDEGFKHAWSAILDTSVATILTAAVLYQYGTGPVRGFAVTLIAGIAASLFCAVFVTRTFYLVWLSRTRNAQTLSI from the coding sequence ATGTCCAACCTGAAGTACCGACTGGGTTTGATCGCGGCGCTCGTGATCGCGTCCGTCTGGGCCCTGTTCCCGCGGACTGTGGTCGAGCGCGTGAAGCGCGATGGCGCCTTCGTCTACGACACCGTCCGCCGTGTGCCGCTCAAGCGTGGGCTCGACCTGCAGGGTGGCATGCACCTGTCCCTCGAAGTCGACGACAGCAAGCAGGCCGTCGCCGACAAGAGCGATGCGCTCGATCGGGCCCTCAAGGTCGTGCGGAGCCGCATCGACCAGTTTGGTGTCTCGGAACCCGTCGTCCAGAAGGTGGGCACGGACCGCATCATCGTGGAGCTTCCGGGCATCGACGATCCCAAGCGCGCTGAAGACGTCGTGAAGGCGCAGGCCTTCCTGCAGTTCCAGATCACCGACGAGACGGGCTCGCTCGACAAGGCGCTTTCGCGACTCGACCAGATCGTGCGAGACAAGGGGAGCGCTGCGGTCGCGACCACGAGCACCACGGGCGACCAGCCGGTACAGAAGGGCCTCGATCTGTTCACGAAGAAGGATTCCGCGGCGCCCGGAGACACGACCAGGCGCGACACCGCAGCCGTCCCCGGACTGAATGCGAGCGCCGGACCGTTCTCCCGGTTGCTGGAGCGCGGAAGCATCAACGGCGAGTACTACGTGGCGCAGTCCAACGCACCCGCGCTCGAGACGTATCTCGCGATGCCGGAGATCCAGGCGGCGCTGCCACCTGGCCGCGAGCTGCTGTGGGGGAGTGATACGCTCTCCGTCGGCGGTGCACCGTACCGGACGCTCTATGTCGTCGATGCCCGCCCGATCATCACCGGCGAGTATCTCGAAGACGCCAAGCCGAACCAGTCGCCGATCGAAGGCACCATCGTCGAGTTCCGCTTCAACAACGAAGGCGGGCGGCGCTTCCGGTCGGAGACGGGCAAGCATGTGCAGGACTACATGGCGATCGTGCTCGACGACAAGGTGATGGGCCGCCCGCCCGTCATCATCCAGGCGATCGGCGCGCGCGGCCAGATCACGATGGGCCAGGGCCGGAGCCTCCAGGAAGCGCAGGATCTTGCGCTCGTGTTGCGCGCGGGTTCGCTCCCGGTGCCGCTCAAGGTCTCCGAAGTGCGTTCCATCGGCGCGTCCCTCGGACAGGATTCCATCTCCAAGGGTACCACCGCGATGGTGATCGCGGTCCTCGCGGTGATCGTCATCATGATCGGCTACTACCGCTTCTCGGGCACGCTCGCCGTTGCCGCGCTGGTGCTCTACGTGCTGTTCACGATGGCCGTCCTCGCCGGGTTCAACGCGGTACTCACGCTCCCGGGGCTTGCCGGTCTCGTGCTGTCGGTGGGTATCGCGGTCGACGCGAACGTGCTGATCTTCGAGCGCATTCGTGAGGAACTCGATCGCGGGAAGACCGTGCGGACCTCGATCGACGAGGGCTTCAAGCACGCGTGGTCGGCGATTCTCGACACCTCCGTCGCCACGATCCTCACCGCCGCGGTGCTGTACCAGTACGGTACGGGCCCCGTGCGTGGCTTTGCCGTGACCCTCATTGCCGGCATCGCGGCCTCGCTCTTCTGCGCGGTGTTTGTCACCCGCACCTTCTACCTGGTCTGGCTGTCGCGTACCAGGAACGCCCAGACCCTGAGCATCTGA
- a CDS encoding bifunctional riboflavin kinase/FAD synthetase, producing MRDLLDASGLPPDVRDTVITVGSFDGVHRGHQLVLGQLVQRAAERHTRSVLVTFDPHPLEVVNPSVAPHLLTVGDEKLEVIAESGVDYVALLPFTRSLAALDAAQFVDQVLVGRFRVAHLLMGHDHAFGKNRSGNPDVLRALGRSRGFSVEVLAPVTALSGQPVSSTFIRRAVAGGDLLRAEEGLGRPYAIGGRVSHGEARGRLLGFPTINVPIESSRKLIPPQGVYAVRVQSARGTFGGMMNLGPRPTFGDAATSLEVHLFDVSADFYGLRVRVDFVAHLRDTARFDGVDALVAQLRQDEVNARRALAGRT from the coding sequence ATGCGTGACCTCCTCGACGCGAGCGGGCTTCCGCCTGACGTCCGCGACACCGTGATCACCGTCGGATCCTTCGACGGCGTTCACCGTGGACATCAGCTCGTGCTCGGCCAGCTCGTGCAGCGGGCCGCGGAGCGACACACGCGTTCGGTACTGGTGACGTTCGATCCTCATCCGCTCGAAGTCGTGAATCCGAGCGTCGCGCCGCACCTGCTCACCGTGGGTGACGAGAAGCTGGAGGTGATCGCGGAGAGCGGAGTCGACTACGTCGCGCTGCTTCCCTTCACGCGGTCCCTGGCCGCTCTCGACGCGGCGCAGTTCGTCGACCAGGTGCTGGTTGGCCGGTTCCGCGTGGCGCACTTGCTCATGGGGCACGACCACGCGTTCGGAAAGAATCGCTCCGGAAACCCGGACGTGCTCAGAGCGCTCGGCAGGTCGCGAGGCTTCTCGGTCGAGGTCCTGGCGCCCGTCACCGCGCTGAGCGGACAGCCGGTCTCGTCGACCTTCATTCGACGTGCGGTCGCCGGGGGCGACCTGCTTCGCGCCGAGGAAGGCCTCGGGCGTCCTTACGCGATCGGTGGTCGCGTCAGCCACGGCGAGGCGCGCGGGCGCTTGCTCGGGTTTCCCACGATCAATGTGCCGATCGAGTCCTCGCGCAAGCTCATACCGCCGCAGGGGGTATACGCGGTTCGGGTGCAATCCGCGCGGGGCACCTTTGGCGGCATGATGAACCTGGGGCCGCGCCCCACGTTTGGCGACGCGGCCACGTCCCTGGAGGTCCATCTCTTCGATGTGTCGGCCGACTTCTATGGCCTCCGCGTCCGGGTCGATTTCGTGGCGCACCTTCGAGACACGGCCCGGTTCGACGGCGTGGACGCGCTCGTGGCGCAGCTGCGCCAGGACGAGGTGAACGCCCGCCGCGCTCTCGCGGGCCGGACGTAA